A genomic segment from Alistipes senegalensis JC50 encodes:
- a CDS encoding acyltransferase family protein, translating to MRTNDAMKGCTPLPSPSAVLRDPAVDLLRFIGISMIFLAHIGPPAALFQLRSFDVPLMIFVSGLSYSGRQVVGYASFVRKRLGRLLIPLYLFLTVYFLVMWLLSECGVVEWFAARKVVGTYLLRLKPSINYVWIFRVFLIVMLLTPPLLRLERAVRDDRGFIALLAALFGLQALLTGWLKPLHLGFLVDDWLLYAVGYSIPFLAGVRMRYADRRRSLWFCGIFLAAMVCAAAVMADSTGTWLRMQPYKYPPRVYFLLWGTTVSLLLWSLRKYWSPLLACRPALFIGRNTIWLYLWHIPFARLIKTSMTDVWWGFRFLLIYAIALTLCLIQSRIVGMCEKRYGSKFLKYLKD from the coding sequence ATGAGAACGAATGATGCGATGAAAGGCTGCACTCCGTTGCCGTCTCCTTCGGCCGTCCTGCGCGATCCGGCAGTCGATCTGCTGCGGTTCATCGGGATCTCGATGATTTTTCTGGCCCATATCGGGCCTCCCGCGGCTCTGTTTCAGCTGCGTTCGTTCGACGTGCCCCTGATGATCTTCGTTTCGGGGCTCTCTTACTCCGGGCGGCAGGTCGTCGGCTATGCGTCGTTCGTCCGCAAACGGCTCGGGCGGCTGCTGATCCCGCTTTACCTCTTTCTGACCGTTTATTTTCTGGTCATGTGGCTGCTCTCCGAATGCGGAGTCGTGGAGTGGTTCGCCGCGCGCAAAGTCGTGGGCACGTATCTGCTGCGGTTGAAGCCGAGCATCAACTATGTCTGGATTTTCCGCGTCTTTCTGATCGTCATGCTGCTGACTCCGCCGCTGCTGCGTTTGGAGCGGGCCGTGCGCGACGACCGGGGATTCATCGCTCTGCTGGCGGCCTTGTTCGGCTTGCAGGCTCTGCTGACGGGGTGGCTCAAACCGTTGCATCTCGGATTTCTGGTCGATGACTGGCTGCTCTACGCCGTGGGTTATTCCATTCCGTTCCTGGCGGGCGTCCGCATGCGGTATGCCGACCGGCGCCGGAGCCTGTGGTTCTGCGGGATCTTCCTGGCGGCGATGGTCTGCGCGGCGGCGGTCATGGCGGATTCGACGGGAACGTGGTTGCGGATGCAGCCCTACAAATATCCCCCGCGGGTCTATTTCCTGCTGTGGGGAACGACCGTGAGCCTGCTGCTGTGGAGCCTGCGGAAATACTGGAGCCCTCTGCTCGCGTGCCGTCCGGCGCTGTTCATCGGGCGGAACACCATCTGGCTCTATCTGTGGCACATTCCCTTCGCCCGGCTGATCAAGACTTCGATGACCGATGTCTGGTGGGGATTCCGGTTCCTGCTCATTTATGCGATAGCCCTGACGCTCTGTCTGATCCAGTCCCGCATCGTCGGGATGTGCGAAAAACGTTACGGTTCGAAATTCCTGAAATACCTGAAAGACTGA
- a CDS encoding DUF2264 domain-containing protein, with product MKRFRFLMLICILFAAGCSSSRETSGAADRASWLSSMIRIADPVLRHAAAGTLKEAMPYESPDSLGKRRDFACLEALGRTLCGIAPWLELDGESDPRQAEYRLLARRALSRAVDPSDAGYLTFDRGRQPLVDAAYLAEGVLRAKRQLWTELDAAARANLTDALKRTRTIRPGETNWLLFASMVEAALLELTGSCDTARMRYGTDRFLNDFYKGDGMYGDGKFFHMDYYNSYVIHPMLLDVLTVMERHGLADCCTLATERRRHTRYAAILERMVAPDGSYPVLGRSITACRFGVFHALGQSALLHSLPDEVSPPQVRCAMTAVLRRQLECPDNFDSEGWLRVGFVGGRQGGMAERYVNTGSLYHCLTFFLPLGLPASDPFWSGAPVPWTNLKAWSGEPLPGDHALKDA from the coding sequence ATGAAACGATTTCGATTTCTGATGCTGATCTGCATCCTCTTCGCGGCCGGATGTTCATCCTCCCGGGAAACCTCCGGAGCCGCCGACCGGGCCTCGTGGCTCTCTTCGATGATCCGTATCGCCGATCCCGTCCTGCGCCATGCGGCGGCGGGGACCTTGAAGGAGGCGATGCCCTACGAGTCGCCGGATTCGCTCGGAAAACGCCGGGATTTCGCCTGTCTGGAGGCGCTCGGGCGCACGCTTTGCGGCATCGCACCGTGGCTCGAACTGGACGGGGAGTCCGATCCCCGGCAGGCGGAATACCGTCTTTTGGCCCGTCGTGCGCTCTCCCGGGCCGTCGATCCTTCGGATGCCGGTTACCTGACTTTCGACCGCGGGCGCCAGCCTTTGGTCGATGCGGCCTACCTGGCCGAGGGCGTGCTCCGTGCGAAGAGGCAGTTGTGGACCGAACTCGATGCCGCGGCGCGGGCGAATCTGACCGACGCCCTGAAGCGGACGCGCACGATCCGTCCCGGAGAGACCAACTGGCTGCTCTTCGCGTCGATGGTCGAAGCTGCGCTTCTCGAACTCACCGGGTCGTGCGACACGGCGCGCATGCGCTACGGTACGGACCGTTTTCTGAACGACTTTTACAAGGGGGACGGGATGTACGGCGACGGAAAGTTCTTCCACATGGACTATTACAACAGCTACGTCATCCATCCGATGCTGTTGGACGTGCTGACGGTCATGGAGCGGCACGGGCTGGCCGACTGCTGTACGCTGGCGACCGAACGCCGCCGCCATACCCGTTATGCGGCCATTCTGGAACGCATGGTGGCTCCCGACGGGAGTTATCCGGTGCTGGGACGTTCGATCACGGCCTGCCGTTTCGGCGTGTTCCATGCGCTCGGGCAGTCGGCCCTGTTGCACTCGCTTCCGGACGAGGTTTCTCCTCCCCAGGTGCGGTGCGCCATGACAGCCGTTCTGCGGCGGCAGCTCGAATGTCCGGACAATTTCGACAGCGAGGGATGGCTGCGCGTGGGCTTCGTCGGCGGACGGCAGGGCGGTATGGCCGAACGTTACGTCAATACGGGGAGCCTGTACCATTGCCTGACGTTTTTCCTGCCGCTGGGACTTCCGGCTTCCGATCCGTTTTGGAGCGGGGCTCCCGTTCCGTGGACCAACCTCAAGGCGTGGAGCGGCGAGCCTTTGCCGGGCGACCATGCCTTGAAGGATGCGTGA
- a CDS encoding DUF748 domain-containing protein, with amino-acid sequence MKKIYKTLLIILAVLIVLVLGIAIAASPVAKNYIEKHDRELLGRSIRMERLRMNIFTGRLRVEGLKIGGSGDSTTFFALDSFDMRMRILPLLSNRVTVKHITFAGLDVKVYQRGSAFSFDDILEHFAPDSTAAAEPAEPSEPWEIGIYNIAVRNGHLFYKDLELDAVWGLNDINLQIPGVYFGGEKTDVGAVLNFAEGGSLATSVAYDIDTSEFDIGLKLDALTLGSMLPYFRQWLDIGDVGGRLWADIRLRGNTEHLLALRTEGTASLADFVLTDPQRQPVAGLDTLGVKLAEGDLGRMRFRFERFYAGGFSLNAELTPEGDNISALMKPAPETPEQPAETAAEATSGTAPVLQIADLEIAGGRISFRDLTMEKPFEYVVSDIRMRSRDFDPSKRNSLQVDARMQRTGSAKLRWEGTLDDLNNQSITLWLSNLNLRDFSPYCEHFTAYPVTDGNLTFRSQNVIRNRYLDGTNHLDAFEPKVDKKRKELKPEMNIPLKLGLYVLRDKKGHVKMDLPVGGNLDSPEFSYRKIVLKAIGNVLLKVVTAPFSFLSGGGKDLEYIALDPAQYAFTSEQYASFDQIAQMLKEKPEMQIALTQRINLDRALPAQSVNLLRLAYHNSLAAADSTGRRPRLSMLEYEKLQQIDIRTPAVGAFADSLLALRGISPQGMSPNAKALALYREDALGLLRRMMAMRDKALGEYMLSTHGVQAPAFRLQPMDSTALTAYAGRDRYTLALGLDGETVEIGGDTADGDTPADADEPAGTETPAATAADSTAVPEPERQESAEVR; translated from the coding sequence ATGAAGAAGATCTATAAGACACTCCTGATCATCCTCGCCGTCCTGATCGTCCTGGTGCTGGGCATCGCCATCGCCGCGTCGCCCGTAGCGAAAAACTACATCGAAAAGCACGACCGCGAACTGCTGGGCCGCTCGATACGCATGGAACGCCTGCGCATGAACATCTTCACGGGACGCCTGCGCGTCGAGGGACTGAAAATCGGCGGAAGCGGCGACTCGACGACCTTCTTCGCGCTCGACAGTTTCGACATGCGCATGCGCATCCTGCCGCTGCTGTCGAACCGCGTCACGGTGAAGCACATCACCTTCGCGGGCCTCGACGTGAAAGTCTACCAGCGGGGCAGCGCGTTCAGTTTCGACGACATCCTCGAGCACTTCGCACCGGACTCCACGGCCGCAGCCGAACCGGCGGAACCCTCCGAACCGTGGGAGATAGGCATCTACAACATCGCCGTCCGCAACGGGCATCTCTTCTACAAGGATCTGGAACTCGACGCCGTGTGGGGGCTCAACGACATCAACCTGCAAATCCCGGGCGTCTATTTCGGAGGCGAAAAGACCGACGTGGGCGCCGTGCTGAACTTCGCCGAAGGCGGTTCGCTGGCCACGAGCGTCGCCTACGACATCGACACCTCGGAGTTCGACATCGGGCTGAAACTCGACGCCCTGACGCTCGGGAGCATGCTCCCCTACTTCCGCCAATGGCTCGACATCGGGGATGTCGGAGGGCGCCTCTGGGCCGACATCCGGCTGCGGGGCAACACCGAACACCTGCTGGCCCTGCGCACCGAAGGCACGGCCTCGCTGGCGGATTTCGTCCTGACGGACCCGCAGCGGCAGCCCGTGGCCGGGCTCGACACGCTGGGTGTGAAACTCGCCGAAGGCGACCTGGGGCGGATGCGGTTCCGGTTCGAACGGTTCTACGCCGGAGGATTCTCCCTGAACGCCGAGCTGACGCCCGAGGGCGACAACATCTCGGCGCTGATGAAGCCGGCGCCCGAAACCCCGGAACAACCCGCCGAAACGGCTGCGGAAGCCACTTCGGGAACGGCTCCGGTGTTGCAGATCGCCGATCTGGAAATCGCCGGGGGCCGGATCTCGTTCCGCGACCTGACGATGGAAAAACCCTTCGAATACGTCGTGAGCGATATTCGGATGCGCAGCCGCGATTTCGACCCCTCGAAGCGCAACAGCCTGCAAGTCGATGCGCGGATGCAGCGCACCGGATCGGCGAAACTCCGCTGGGAGGGAACGCTCGACGACCTGAACAACCAAAGCATCACGCTCTGGCTTTCGAACCTCAATCTGCGGGACTTCTCGCCCTACTGCGAGCACTTCACGGCCTACCCCGTCACGGACGGCAACCTCACGTTCCGCAGCCAGAACGTCATCCGCAACCGCTATCTCGACGGCACGAACCACCTCGATGCGTTCGAACCCAAGGTGGACAAGAAGCGCAAGGAGCTGAAACCCGAAATGAATATCCCGCTCAAACTGGGGCTCTACGTGCTGCGGGACAAGAAGGGGCACGTGAAGATGGACCTTCCGGTGGGCGGCAACCTCGATTCGCCGGAGTTCTCCTACCGCAAGATCGTGCTGAAAGCCATCGGCAACGTACTGCTCAAAGTGGTGACGGCGCCGTTCTCGTTCCTCTCGGGCGGCGGCAAGGACCTCGAATACATCGCCCTCGATCCGGCGCAGTACGCCTTCACGTCGGAACAGTATGCGTCGTTCGACCAGATCGCGCAGATGCTCAAGGAGAAACCCGAAATGCAGATCGCGCTGACCCAGCGCATCAACCTCGACCGCGCCCTGCCGGCGCAGAGCGTCAACCTCCTGCGCCTGGCCTATCATAACAGCCTCGCGGCGGCCGACTCGACCGGACGGCGCCCCCGGCTCTCGATGCTCGAATACGAAAAACTCCAGCAGATCGACATCCGCACCCCGGCCGTCGGGGCGTTCGCCGATTCGCTGCTCGCCCTGCGCGGCATCTCCCCGCAGGGCATGTCGCCCAACGCCAAGGCCCTCGCCCTCTACCGCGAAGACGCCCTCGGCCTGCTGCGGCGGATGATGGCGATGCGCGACAAGGCCCTCGGAGAGTACATGCTCTCCACGCACGGCGTGCAGGCCCCGGCATTCCGGCTCCAGCCGATGGATTCGACAGCCCTGACGGCCTATGCGGGCCGCGACCGCTACACCCTTGCGCTGGGGCTCGACGGCGAGACCGTCGAAATCGGCGGCGATACGGCGGACGGGGATACCCCGGCGGATGCAGACGAGCCGGCCGGGACGGAAACCCCGGCGGCGACTGCGGCCGACAGCACGGCGGTCCCGGAACCCGAACGGCAGGAATCCGCCGAAGTCCGTTGA
- a CDS encoding HAD family hydrolase — translation MEKIKNVVFDLGGVLVGLDFDRCTAAFRSLGMDAVAELINPCYPAEMIGRLEHGDITFHEACDEMRRLSGTPKVTDDEIARAYGAFLTEIPVEKLRQIDRLRRRGFRTYVLSNNNPASMEYIRRMFTADGKSMDAYFDAVYLSCELRELKPSEAIFRKMIAASGMRPEETLFIDDGQKNVDAARELGFSVYMPAHGEDFGHILENLNCHEEDL, via the coding sequence ATGGAAAAGATCAAGAATGTCGTTTTCGATCTCGGGGGTGTGCTCGTGGGGCTGGATTTCGACCGCTGCACGGCGGCGTTCCGCAGCCTCGGCATGGACGCCGTGGCGGAGCTCATCAACCCCTGCTACCCCGCCGAGATGATCGGACGCCTCGAACACGGCGACATCACGTTCCACGAAGCCTGCGACGAAATGCGCCGCCTCTCGGGCACTCCGAAAGTCACCGATGACGAGATAGCACGGGCCTACGGCGCCTTCCTCACGGAGATTCCCGTGGAGAAGCTCCGCCAGATCGACCGTCTGCGCCGACGGGGATTCCGGACCTACGTGCTCTCGAACAACAACCCGGCGTCGATGGAGTACATCCGGCGGATGTTCACGGCCGACGGCAAGAGCATGGACGCCTATTTCGACGCCGTGTACCTCTCCTGCGAACTCCGCGAACTAAAACCCTCGGAGGCGATCTTCCGCAAGATGATCGCCGCGAGCGGCATGCGTCCCGAAGAGACGCTCTTCATCGACGACGGACAGAAGAACGTCGATGCGGCCCGCGAACTGGGATTCTCGGTCTACATGCCTGCCCACGGCGAGGATTTCGGCCACATTCTCGAAAACCTGAACTGCCATGAAGAAGATCTATAA
- a CDS encoding sigma-70 family RNA polymerase sigma factor encodes MISHSLEKLFNAHFRSAAYVAEEIVHSKSVAEDIVQEVFVRLARVDFSKIDSPVKYLYRCVRNAALDYAGTHTLRRWEELNGSELIADEVNFDLSRDDVERANRLHRLYQAIERLPEQSRRVVKLICLNNYSYADAASELGVSLATIKTHMYRSIKSLRKMMALFFF; translated from the coding sequence ATGATCTCCCATTCCTTAGAAAAACTCTTCAATGCGCATTTCCGGAGCGCCGCGTATGTGGCGGAGGAGATCGTGCATTCGAAATCCGTGGCGGAAGATATCGTGCAGGAGGTCTTCGTGCGGCTGGCGCGGGTGGATTTTTCGAAGATCGACTCCCCTGTGAAATACCTCTACCGCTGCGTGCGGAATGCGGCGCTGGACTATGCCGGCACGCATACGCTGCGCCGCTGGGAGGAGCTGAACGGCAGCGAACTCATCGCCGACGAGGTCAATTTCGACCTCAGCCGCGACGATGTCGAACGGGCCAACCGGCTGCACCGTCTCTATCAGGCGATCGAGCGCCTGCCGGAACAGTCCCGCCGGGTGGTCAAGCTGATATGCCTGAATAACTATTCCTATGCGGACGCCGCTTCCGAACTGGGTGTTTCGCTCGCTACCATCAAGACGCACATGTATCGTTCCATCAAGTCGTTGCGTAAGATGATGGCCCTCTTTTTCTTTTGA
- a CDS encoding FecR family protein, producing MDNDQIDKLLHSYISGTITPQESRQLEAWGDESEENRQILDLIEGHSDLGGELSRMYRYDKEKVWRRVCEEDRRYMRRSRLLRSLRIGAAAAVLASMLVSGALLYQAGERLDPNRNRLLTTVEPGVRRAVLELSSGEQVLLADSVRTELSERNVRIEINGDEIAYTASEKSGKQAEEAYNTIRVPLGGEYSLTLGDGTRAWLNAGSSITYPLHFGSRRCVAVTGEVFFEVAPDSRHPFVVSVSGVELTVLGTSFNVMAYDDEPSVETTLVTGSLRVAAEGEETLLSPGLQAGFDKSGGGLTVRKADVEACTMWRRGLLVFYDEPLRSICRKLERWYGVEIDTSSPTLDDVLYTGMIKRHATLNTIADLMNLTNDVVFTEDGGVIRVVRKSE from the coding sequence ATGGACAACGATCAGATCGACAAATTGCTGCATTCCTATATTTCGGGAACGATCACGCCGCAGGAATCGAGGCAGCTCGAAGCCTGGGGCGACGAGTCCGAGGAGAACCGTCAGATTCTCGACCTGATCGAGGGCCATTCGGACCTCGGCGGCGAATTGTCGCGGATGTACCGTTACGACAAGGAAAAGGTGTGGCGCAGGGTCTGCGAGGAGGACCGACGTTATATGCGGCGCAGCCGGCTGTTGCGTTCGCTGCGGATCGGTGCTGCGGCCGCCGTGCTGGCCAGCATGCTGGTCAGCGGCGCCCTGCTTTATCAGGCCGGGGAGCGTCTGGACCCTAATCGCAACCGGCTGCTAACGACCGTCGAACCGGGGGTGCGCCGCGCCGTGCTCGAACTCTCGTCGGGGGAGCAGGTTCTTCTGGCCGATTCGGTCCGCACGGAACTCAGCGAACGGAACGTCCGGATCGAGATCAACGGCGACGAGATCGCCTACACCGCATCCGAAAAATCCGGAAAACAGGCCGAGGAGGCTTACAATACGATCCGCGTGCCGCTGGGCGGCGAATACTCGCTGACGCTCGGCGACGGTACGCGCGCCTGGCTCAACGCCGGGTCGAGCATCACCTATCCCCTGCATTTCGGCTCCCGGCGCTGCGTCGCGGTCACCGGCGAGGTCTTTTTCGAAGTGGCTCCCGACAGCCGGCATCCCTTCGTCGTGTCGGTCTCGGGAGTCGAATTGACCGTTTTGGGAACTTCGTTCAATGTCATGGCCTACGACGATGAACCCTCTGTCGAGACGACGCTGGTCACGGGATCGCTGCGGGTGGCTGCCGAGGGGGAGGAGACCCTGCTGTCGCCGGGGCTTCAGGCCGGGTTCGACAAGTCCGGCGGCGGGCTGACCGTCCGGAAAGCCGATGTCGAAGCCTGTACGATGTGGCGGCGGGGATTGCTGGTCTTTTACGATGAGCCGCTGCGGTCGATCTGCCGGAAGTTGGAGCGATGGTACGGGGTGGAGATCGACACCTCTTCGCCGACGTTGGACGACGTGCTCTATACGGGTATGATCAAACGCCATGCGACGCTCAATACGATTGCCGACCTGATGAATCTGACCAACGACGTGGTTTTCACGGAGGACGGCGGCGTGATCCGGGTGGTGCGGAAATCGGAATGA
- a CDS encoding SusC/RagA family TonB-linked outer membrane protein, producing MKKLDLFAPLLRGGRSAVVLLLLAVAVFAVQSVRADGPAQPKKRMSIALTGATLDDVLRHIKRETGYLLLYNSNSIKSVKGITLHRQNAPVEEILREALHGTGLDFSISEDTIIIRVREADKASKSDAQGTAAPAPPQRVTLTGRVTNRATKAPIPGAMVHIKGTTVGTTTDPDGYYSLRFPNRPGTVVTVSFLGMESREIAYNNQTELDVQLLDKVESIDDVVVTGYAQVRKESFTGNTTRITQKEIVEVSPKRMIDAIQVFDPSFRLAENISMGSNPNALPEFYIRGQNSITTELNTSADISRQNLTNNSNLPIFILDGFEVDVEKIYDMDPMRVHSITLLKDAAATVLYGSRAANGVVVIESRAPEAGKLRVSYNLTGSVEMPDLSAYNLMNAREKLQAELDAGLYSFDATDFNENTYNKNETYYKKLNEVNRGVDTYWLSKNLRTAVNHQHSIYIDGGENDVRWGIELKYAGNKGVMRDSKRDTYGAGLFLDYRIGKFQLMNRASYDANRSTDSPYSFSQFSHMLPYNVPIDETTGNYLQNLRFGYSALNPLYEREYLNNFSRSNYRTLQDNFAINFYATPHFTAKAWITLSQRSYESRVFVDPLSASNSAFATPQELGSLTVNGSDTFSYDANLLFMYNRNFNKHFLNFSLGGNAVETSYTVDNIKYIGFSTGALNSPNDAAQVEGKPTESKNKTRLVGMFLSGNYTYDDIYLLDLSVRLDGSSEFGSDNRVAPFWAVGAGINFHNYKFLKGNKTLSRLKLRGTIGTVGKVGYAAYSARSTYTTSSTSDWYSTGAGHVLYYMGNPDLGWEKTRVADVGIELGFFKDRLTFKASYYDKKTIDQITDVTIPSSSGFTSYKDNLGEVSNRGFELDLRYNFYRSKNLELTAFGKMAHNKNKIVKINDALKAYNELVQKQYDDYDDNSSQTKYAQTYTQYVEGGSIYAIYGMKSLGINPANGREVYQRPDGTITYDWNAADQVEIGNREPWAQGSFGLNARWKNISLFASFLYEFGGQRYNSTLVSQVENANLERYNVDKRVSTDRWKKPGDVAPLKDIKDRSLVTRPTSRFIQDYNTLQFNSLSISYDFPAKLVKRWGLGMLRLTANMEDLGYFSSVLQERGLDYPYSRTVNFTLNLTF from the coding sequence ATGAAGAAACTTGACTTATTTGCGCCTCTTCTCCGAGGGGGCCGGAGTGCCGTCGTACTGCTTTTGCTGGCGGTCGCGGTCTTTGCGGTCCAGTCCGTGAGGGCGGACGGGCCGGCTCAGCCGAAGAAACGGATGTCGATCGCTCTGACCGGAGCGACGCTCGACGATGTGCTTCGACACATCAAACGGGAAACGGGTTATCTGCTGCTCTACAATAGCAATTCGATCAAATCCGTCAAGGGGATTACGCTGCACCGGCAGAACGCTCCCGTCGAGGAGATCCTGCGCGAGGCGCTCCACGGCACCGGGCTGGATTTCTCCATCAGCGAGGATACGATCATCATCCGCGTCCGCGAAGCGGACAAGGCGTCGAAGTCCGACGCGCAGGGAACGGCCGCTCCGGCCCCCCCCCAGCGGGTTACGCTGACCGGGCGGGTGACGAACCGCGCCACGAAGGCCCCGATTCCCGGGGCGATGGTCCATATCAAGGGTACGACCGTCGGCACGACGACCGATCCCGACGGCTATTATTCGCTTCGCTTCCCGAACCGTCCCGGGACGGTCGTGACGGTGAGTTTCCTCGGCATGGAGAGCCGCGAGATAGCCTACAACAACCAGACGGAACTGGACGTGCAGCTGCTCGACAAGGTGGAGAGCATCGACGACGTGGTCGTTACGGGTTATGCGCAGGTCCGCAAGGAGAGCTTCACGGGCAACACCACGCGGATCACCCAGAAGGAGATCGTCGAGGTTTCGCCCAAGCGGATGATCGACGCCATCCAGGTGTTCGACCCCTCGTTCCGGCTGGCCGAGAACATCTCGATGGGTTCGAACCCCAACGCGCTGCCTGAGTTCTACATCCGCGGTCAGAACAGCATCACCACCGAGCTGAACACCTCGGCCGACATTTCGCGTCAGAACCTCACGAACAACTCCAACCTGCCGATCTTCATCCTCGACGGCTTCGAGGTGGACGTGGAGAAGATCTACGACATGGACCCCATGCGCGTACACTCGATCACGCTGCTGAAAGACGCCGCCGCGACGGTGCTTTACGGATCGCGCGCCGCCAACGGCGTGGTGGTCATCGAGTCGCGCGCCCCGGAGGCCGGCAAACTGCGCGTCTCCTACAACCTGACCGGAAGCGTCGAGATGCCCGACCTCTCGGCCTACAACCTGATGAACGCCCGCGAGAAATTGCAGGCCGAACTCGATGCGGGGCTCTATTCTTTCGACGCCACCGATTTCAACGAGAACACCTACAATAAGAACGAGACCTATTACAAGAAACTCAACGAGGTGAACCGCGGCGTGGACACCTACTGGCTTTCGAAGAACCTCCGGACCGCGGTGAACCACCAGCACAGCATCTATATCGACGGCGGTGAGAACGACGTTCGCTGGGGGATCGAGCTGAAATACGCCGGCAACAAGGGCGTCATGCGCGATTCGAAGCGCGACACCTACGGCGCGGGGCTTTTCCTCGACTACCGCATCGGCAAATTCCAGCTGATGAACCGCGCCTCCTACGACGCCAACCGTTCGACCGACTCGCCCTATTCCTTCTCGCAGTTCTCCCACATGCTACCCTACAACGTGCCGATCGACGAGACCACGGGCAACTACCTCCAGAACCTGCGTTTCGGCTATTCGGCGCTCAACCCGCTCTACGAGCGTGAATACCTGAACAATTTCAGCCGCAGCAACTACCGGACGTTGCAGGACAACTTCGCAATCAACTTCTACGCCACGCCGCACTTCACCGCCAAGGCTTGGATCACCCTGAGCCAGCGCTCCTACGAGTCGCGGGTCTTCGTCGATCCGCTGTCGGCCTCGAACAGCGCCTTCGCAACGCCTCAGGAGCTGGGTTCGCTGACCGTGAACGGTTCGGACACGTTCTCCTACGACGCCAACCTGCTCTTCATGTACAACCGGAATTTCAACAAGCATTTCCTGAACTTCTCGCTGGGCGGAAACGCCGTCGAGACCAGCTATACGGTCGATAACATCAAGTATATCGGTTTCTCGACCGGGGCGCTCAACTCGCCGAACGACGCCGCGCAGGTCGAGGGCAAACCCACCGAATCGAAGAACAAGACCCGTCTGGTCGGCATGTTCCTCTCGGGCAACTACACCTACGACGACATCTACCTGCTGGACCTCTCGGTGCGTCTGGACGGCTCCTCGGAGTTCGGTTCCGACAACCGCGTGGCTCCTTTCTGGGCCGTGGGCGCCGGTATCAACTTCCACAACTACAAGTTCCTGAAGGGCAACAAGACCCTCAGCCGCCTGAAACTCCGCGGAACGATCGGTACGGTCGGCAAGGTGGGGTACGCCGCCTATTCGGCCCGTTCGACCTATACGACCTCCTCGACATCGGACTGGTATTCGACGGGCGCCGGACACGTCCTCTATTATATGGGCAACCCCGATCTGGGCTGGGAGAAAACCCGCGTGGCGGATGTCGGCATCGAACTCGGCTTCTTCAAGGACCGCCTGACCTTCAAGGCCAGCTACTACGACAAAAAGACCATCGACCAGATCACCGACGTGACGATTCCCTCGTCGTCGGGATTCACCAGCTATAAGGACAATCTGGGCGAGGTGAGCAACCGGGGCTTCGAACTGGACCTGCGTTACAATTTCTACCGTTCGAAGAATCTGGAACTGACCGCCTTCGGGAAGATGGCGCACAACAAGAACAAGATCGTCAAGATCAACGATGCGCTGAAAGCCTACAACGAGCTGGTACAGAAGCAGTACGACGACTACGACGACAACTCCTCGCAGACCAAGTACGCCCAGACCTACACGCAGTACGTCGAGGGTGGTTCGATCTACGCCATTTACGGCATGAAGTCGCTCGGCATCAACCCGGCCAACGGCCGCGAGGTCTACCAGCGTCCCGACGGTACGATCACCTACGACTGGAATGCCGCCGACCAGGTCGAGATCGGCAACCGGGAGCCGTGGGCGCAGGGTTCCTTCGGTCTGAACGCCCGCTGGAAGAATATCTCGCTTTTCGCCTCGTTCCTTTACGAATTCGGCGGACAGCGCTACAACTCGACGCTGGTCAGCCAGGTCGAGAATGCGAACCTTGAACGCTACAACGTCGATAAGCGCGTGTCCACGGACCGCTGGAAGAAACCCGGCGATGTCGCTCCGCTGAAAGACATCAAGGACCGTTCGCTGGTCACCCGTCCCACGTCGCGCTTCATTCAGGACTACAACACGCTGCAATTCAATTCGCTCTCGATCAGCTACGATTTCCCCGCCAAACTCGTGAAGCGCTGGGGGCTCGGCATGCTGCGCCTGACGGCCAATATGGAGGACCTGGGTTATTTCAGCTCCGTGCTTCAGGAACGCGGTCTGGACTATCCCTACTCCCGCACGGTTAACTTTACGCTCAATCTCACTTTCTAA